The following nucleotide sequence is from Pirellulales bacterium.
TGTGCGTGTGATCGGCGAAGAGCGGCAAGGGCAGAAAGAGCTGCCGTTGGAGGGATGAGGAGGGCGTTTGTTGTCAGTTGTCAGTTGTCAGTGCGGGGGGGGAATTGGTTTATTGCCGTAGCGTGTCGCTCATGGCGGTGGCGATGGGCGCGAAAATCATTAGTGGCAACCAGGCGGCGAGCGTCGGCCCGACGAGGCCTTTGAGGCCCAACTGCTGGCTGCCAAGCGCGGCGATCATGAAAATCGATACAACGCCCAGCGACATGCCAATCGAGATGAACGGATTCCGGTTCGTACGCGTCACCACAAACGGCAGGCCCAGGAAGAGAAGCGTCGTATCGAGAAAGGGTTGCACGAAGCGGCTGTGAATGGCGACGCGGACATCGGCGCCGAGGTCGGTACTCGGGCTGCGAAGCTGTTCAATCATCTCCTTCGTCGATGCGAAATCGCGCCACGTGGCGCCGGCGGCCAGGAACTCGAACGAAACGCCACTGACGACGAAAACCTGATCGGGCAGCAGCCAATCGCTGCCAACCGGCGTGTAAATAACCGGTTTATTGTTCAGTAACAAAGCGGGACTTTTCAGCATCGCTTTTGGAGTGGTCACCGCATGCATTAAATACCCGCTCGGCAGATCACCCTTGGCAGGCAAGTAGACCGCCTCTTTGGCAGAAAGTTGTCGGCCGAATTGGGCCAGCGACCGCGGCAACACAAAATTGACATTCACGATCTTCTGCGATGCCGGAACGATCAATTCGCCGCCGAGTAAGATATCGGTCTCGCTATCGAACCGAGATTGCATCATGGCGGCCTGCTCGCCGCCGATGTTCCTGCTGTCGGTCGCCAGGTGTTCACGAATGTTCGGCATCACCAATTCCCGATTTGCCGCAGCGAGCAAGCTAACGCCCACTCCGGCGAGCAGCACCGGTCGCAGAACACGGACGCGCGAAATGCCGGCTGCCAGTAAGGCGGTCATTTCATTGTGGCGCTGAATCCAGGTAATCGTGAACATCACGGCAATCAGCGTGAGCACGCCGCTGGTGCGATCGAAAAAGGCAAGTGAACGATAGGAGTAGTACTGGGCGATAATGGCCAGCAAATTGCCGTGCTTGTCGGCATAATCGAAGAAGTGATCAAGATGGCCAAAGGCATCGATCACAATGTACAGGCCAATGAGGCTCATCAAACAGATGACAAGCACCTGAATGAACTGCCGCAGCATGTATCGGTCGATGGTCGTGAGCATGGGGTAAGGGGGCAGGATGCAGGGGACAGAAGAGCGGCAAGAAGCACTTGGCCGTGAACGCACCATTCGTGCTTAGCGTCGGCTGCCAAGCCGAATTCATTCGCTGTCAGCCAAAGCCAGCGAAGAGTA
It contains:
- a CDS encoding LptF/LptG family permease: MLTTIDRYMLRQFIQVLVICLMSLIGLYIVIDAFGHLDHFFDYADKHGNLLAIIAQYYSYRSLAFFDRTSGVLTLIAVMFTITWIQRHNEMTALLAAGISRVRVLRPVLLAGVGVSLLAAANRELVMPNIREHLATDSRNIGGEQAAMMQSRFDSETDILLGGELIVPASQKIVNVNFVLPRSLAQFGRQLSAKEAVYLPAKGDLPSGYLMHAVTTPKAMLKSPALLLNNKPVIYTPVGSDWLLPDQVFVVSGVSFEFLAAGATWRDFASTKEMIEQLRSPSTDLGADVRVAIHSRFVQPFLDTTLLFLGLPFVVTRTNRNPFISIGMSLGVVSIFMIAALGSQQLGLKGLVGPTLAAWLPLMIFAPIATAMSDTLRQ